The following coding sequences are from one Schizosaccharomyces osmophilus chromosome 1, complete sequence window:
- a CDS encoding steroid reductase, whose protein sequence is MLYSDYLNLFQTYVVGVFPFVLFVNAPHGKLAQPTLWFSKGYVPGRLGWILMELVAPVTFLYALQQRNHSLAPGFVGDLSLHDLDPFRKVLAFMFLIHYANRAIVSPLIFAPHVSPMHWTVFVSAILFNFLNGMSIGLYLLQATVQHHPISLPWFIVGGCLWFFGWIGNIYHDNILYDLRRRPLSKAQQTNSSSSTILPSHSNEEEVVSSFQSHYKIPYGGLFTYVSCPNYFCEWIEWFGCYLAAGMQAEPIWWFFLAEILLMLPRAYRIHSWYRSHFSRYPEDRLAVIPFLF, encoded by the coding sequence ATGTTGTATAGCgattatttaaatttatttcaGACATATGTTGTGGGTGTGTTTCCATTTGTGCTCTTTGTAAATGCTCCTCATGGAAAACTAGCTCAACCAACACTATGGTTCTCTAAAGGCTATGTGCCAGGCCGTCTTGGTTGGATACTTATGGAATTAGTAGCTCCCGTTACTTTTCTCTATGCATTACAACAGAGAAACCACTCTCTGGCTCCTGGGTTTGTAGGGGATCTATCCTTGCATGACTTGGACCCATTTCGTAAAGTATTAGcatttatgtttttgattcattATGCCAATCGTGCTATTGTGAGTCCGCTTATCTTTGCTCCTCACGTTTCACCTATGCATTGGACTGTATTCGTTTCTGCCATTTTATTCAACTTTCTAAACGGAATGTCCATTGGTTTATACTTGCTTCAGGCCACCGTACAACATCACCCAATTTCTTTGCCTTGGTTCATTGTAGGTGGATGCTTATGGTTTTTCGGCTGGATTGGCAACATATATCATGACAATATACTTTATGACCTTCGGCGACGCCCACTTTCTAAAGCTCAGCAAACCAATTCTTCGTCTTCGACTATCCTGCCATCTCATTCTAATGAGGAGGAGgttgtttcttcctttcaatCTCATTACAAGATTCCTTACGGTGGTCTATTCACCTATGTCTCTTGTCCCAACTATTTTTGTGAATGGATCGAGTGGTTTGGCTGCTACTTGGCCGCTGGTATGCAAGCAGAACCCATCTGGTGGTTCTTTTTGGCCGAGATCCTCTTAATGCTCCCACGCGCCTATCGAATCCATTCTTGGTATCGTTCCCATTTCTCGCGTTACCCTGAAGACCGCCTTGCAGTGATtccttttctgttttaa
- the met26 gene encoding homocysteine methyltransferase Met26 yields MVQSAVLGFPRIGKNRELKKATEAYWSGKISADELNTAAKNLRLEHWKLQKDQGVDIVPSNDFSFYDQIMDHSFTFNAIPERYLKYDLTPLDTYFAMGRGMQRPAADGKPAVDVPSQEMVKWFDSNYHFLRPEVSDKTEFKLNSTKAVDEFLEAKQANIQTRPVLLGPVTFLYLAKATKESSVKPIDLLPKLASAYVELLKKLVEAGAESVQIDEPILALDLPKEVLDSYKSTYETLAQAGAKLILTTYFGPLKQNIEILKGLPVAGIHIDVCRAPENLDDTLSILSDKQVLSVGIVSGRNIWKTDFQKAVAVIEKAIAAVGSERVIVASSSSILHIPHSLSGEDQLKPEIKRWFAFAVEKCAELAILTKAVNEGPASVRKELEANAADAKARAESPITNVKAVRDRQAAVTPEMHTRATPFEKRYSLQQESLKLPQFPTTTIGSFPQTKEIRVTRNKFVKGLISAEEYDAFIRNEITDVVKFQENIGLDVLVHGEPERNDMVQYFGEKMEGFVFTVNGWVQSYGSRCVRPPIIVGDVSRPGPMTVKESAFAQSVTSKPMKGMLTAPITILRWSFPRDDVEESIQAQQIALGLRDEVLDLEKAGVRVIQCDEPALREGLPLRRADWAQYVDYAVKAFRLATGGVKDDTQIHSHFCYSDFNDIFDAIQGLDADVVSIENSKSDMKLMSVLSNYKSCIGPGLFDIHSPRVPPVEEFKERIDALIKSVPKNRLWINPDCGLKTRGWPETTADLENMIVATRIARNENA; encoded by the coding sequence ATGGTTCAATCTGCTGTCTTGGGTTTCCCCCGTATCGGTAAAAACCgtgaattaaaaaaggcTACTGAAGCTTACTGGAGCGGTAAGATTTCCGCCGATGAGTTGAATACTGCCGCTAAGAACTTGCGTTTGGAGCATTGGAAGCTTCAAAAGGATCAAGGTGTAGACATTGTTCCTTCTAATGACTTCTCTTTCTATGATCAAATTATGGATCACTCCTTCACTTTTAACGCTATTCCCGAACGTTATCTCAAATATGATTTGACTCCTTTGGATACCTATTTCGCTATGGGTCGTGGTATGCAACGTCCTGCTGCCGATGGCAAGCCAGCTGTCGATGTTCCTTCTCAAGAAATGGTCAAGTGGTTTGATTCCAACTATCACTTCTTGAGACCCGAAGTTTCTGACAAGACTGAGTTCAAGTTGAACTCTACGAAGGCTGTCGATGAGTTCCTCGAGGCTAAGCAAGCTAACATTCAAACCCGTCCCGTCTTGTTGGGCCCTGTCACTTTCTTGTACCTTGCAAAGGCTACCAAGGAATCCTCTGTCAAGCCCATTGACCTTTTGCCCAAGCTTGCTTCTGCTTACGTTgaacttttgaagaagcttgTTGAAGCCGGTGCCGAATCCGTTCAAATCGATGAGCCCATTCTCGCTCTCGATTTGCCCAAGGAGGTTCTCGACAGCTACAAGTCCACCTACGAAACCCTTGCTCAAGCCGGTGCTAAGCTCATCTTGACTACCTACTTTGGTCCTTTGAAGCAAAACATTGAAATCTTGAAGGGCCTTCCTGTTGCTGGTATCCACATCGATGTTTGCCGTGCTCCTGAGAATTTGGACGATACTCTTTCTATTCTTAGTGACAAGCAAGTTCTTTCTGTCGGTATTGTCTCTGGCCGTAACATTTGGAAGACTGATTTCCAAAAGGCCGTTGCCGTTATCGAAAAGGCTATTGCTGCCGTTGGCAGCGAGCGCGTTATCGtcgcttcttcttctagcATTCTCCATATCCCTCACTCCCTTTCTGGTGAAGACCAGTTGAAGCCTGAAATCAAGCGCTGGTTCGCTTTTGCCGTCGAGAAGTGTGCTGAATTAGCCATCTTGACCAAGGCTGTTAATGAGGGTCCTGCTTCCGTTCGTAAAGAACTTGAAGCTAATGCTGCTGATGCTAAGGCTCGTGCTGAGTCCCCCATCACCAACGTTAAGGCTGTTCGTGACCGCCAAGCTGCTGTCACCCCTGAAATGCACACCCGTGCTACTCCCTTCGAAAAACGTTACTCCCTTCAGCAAGAATCTCTTAAACTCCCTCAATTCCCTACTACTACCATTGGTTCTTTCCCTCAAACTAAGGAGATTCGTGTTACCAGAAACAAGTTCGTTAAGGGTTTGATTTCTGCTGAAGAATATGACGCTTTCATTCGCAATGAAATTACTGACGTTGTCAAGTTCCAAGAGAACATTGGTCTTGATGTCTTGGTCCATGGTGAGCCCGAACGTAACGATATGGTTCAATACTTTGGTGAAAAGATGGAAGGCTTTGTTTTCACTGTTAACGGTTGGGTGCAATCTTACGGATCTCGTTGTGTCCGTCCCCCTATCATTGTTGGTGATGTTTCCCGTCCCGGTCCCATGACTGTCAAGGAGTCTGCTTTTGCTCAATCCGTCACCTCCAAGCCAATGAAGGGTATGCTTACCGCTCCCATCACCATTTTGAGATGGTCCTTCCCTCGTGATGATGTTGAAGAATCTATTCAAGCTCAACAAATCGCCCTCGGGTTAAGAGATGAAGTTTTGGACCTTGAAAAGGCTGGCGTTCGTGTCATCCAGTGTGATGAACCCGCTTTGCGTGAGGGTCTTCCTCTCCGCCGTGCCGACTGGGCTCAGTATGTCGACTATGCTGTCAAGGCTTTCCGTTTGGCTACTGGTGGAGTTAAGGATGACACTCAAATTCACTCTCATTTCTGTTACTCTGACTTTAATGACATTTTTGATGCTATTCAAGGATTGGATGCTGACGTTGTATCCATTGAAAACTCCAAGTCTGATATGAAGTTGATGTCTGTCCTTAGCAACTACAAGTCTTGTATTGGACCTGGTCTTTTTGACATTCACTCTCCTCGTGTTCCTCCTGTTGAGGAATTCAAGGAACGTATTGATGCTCTTATTAAGTCCGTTCCTAAAAACCGTCTTTGGATCAACCCTGACTGTGGTTTGAAGACTCGCGGCTGGCCCGAGACCACTGCTGACTTGGAAAACATGATTGTGGCTACCCGAATTGCTCGCAATGAGAATGCTTAA
- the thi9 gene encoding plasma membrane thiamine/proton high affinity transmembrane transporter Thi9, whose protein sequence is MSSVAKAEEPIDGDLNVQQRSNTPNSSIFSNENQNQNEKVKVIHETNVGKHEQADGFSSDADSDEALIRSMGYKPVLHRTFRFFESFAASFAAMDVVSGVRLTFSYGVTFGGPAAYWVSMLVTGVCSTITAASLAEFCSALPTSGSVYLWAAEAGGPQLGRFFSFLVAWWSTTAWTTFVASTSQSCVNFIFGEVSAFGGSWSTDDSNVKFRAVQWIIAEVVLALVILLNQVPPRYYKWIFKISMALIFIDYILNLIWLPIATSKKSHGFQSAKWVFTETIYDQAGYSKEVYDTNGNIDTNLSKLVPKGWQWCLAYFASAGVIVGYDASGHIAEETKDASNKAARGIFFSALTSSIVAFSLTILFLFCCPPLDTFNNIMYSTASPQPFVSFYSYVLGRGGHVVMNVIIILELFLNAVIGVLACSRLVFGVARDGVLPFSGWISQVSKGGQPKNAITVIFIVSALLLCTILPSSVAFSSLVSAAGAPSFACYALLAFGRLFITRDKFPKGKWSLGVFSKPCMVVSLLYNSFVFIVNISPYSYPVTGSDFNYAIVITGAVSIFAVICTLVIPRSRWLANRYRYDQSISSTDKSEK, encoded by the coding sequence ATGTCGAGCGTTGCAAAGGCTGAAGAGCCTATAGATGGAGATTTGAATGTTCAGCAAAGATCGAATACTCCGAACTCTAGCATTTTCTCAaacgaaaatcaaaatcaaaatgaaaaagtaaaagtgATTCATGAAACAAATGTTGGTAAACATGAACAGGCAGATGGGTTTTCCTCGGATGCCGACAGCGACGAGGCATTGATAAGAAGTATGGGTTATAAGCCAGTACTTCACCGGACCTTCAGGTTTTTTGAGAGCTTTGCCGCTAGTTTTGCTGCCATGGATGTTGTCAGTGGAGTTCGTCTTACATTCAGTTACGGTGTCACATTTGGTGGACCAGCTGCATACTGGGTAAGTATGCTGGTTACGGGCGTGTGCTCTACAATTACCGCGGCCTCTTTAGCTGAATTTTGTTCTGCCCTACCTACATCTGGATCAGTCTATCTTTGGGCCGCTGAGGCAGGGGGACCCCAACTTGGACGatttttcagctttttgGTTGCTTGGTGGTCGACGACTGCGTGGACAACATTCGTTGCCTCAACTTCACAGTCTTGTGTaaactttatttttggcGAAGTTAGCGCTTTCGGAGGCAGTTGGTCGACCGATGACTCCAACGTGAAATTTCGTGCAGTCCAATGGATAATTGCTGAAGTTGTTTTGGCATTGGTAATTCTTCTTAACCAGGTTCCGCCACGTTACTACAAGTGGATCTTTAAAATCTCTATGGCCctcatttttattgattatATTCTAAATTTGATTTGGCTTCCCATCGCTACCTCTAAAAAAAGCCACGGATTCCAATCTGCCAAGTGGGTATTTACAGAAACAATATACGATCAAGCCGGCTATAGCAAAGAAGTTTATGATACAAATGGAAATATCGACACGAACTTGTCCAAGTTGGTTCCCAAAGGCTGGCAATGGTGTCTTGCTTATTTTGCATCCGCTGGTGTCATCGTCGGTTACGATGCTTCAGGGCACATCGctgaagaaaccaaagatgcTTCAAATAAAGCTGCTCGAggaatcttcttttccGCTCTTACATCTTCCATTGTCGCTTTTAGTCTTACCATCCTCTTTTTGTTCTGCTGCCCTCCATTGGATACTTTTAACAACATTATGTACAGTACTGCTTCGCCTCAACCATTTGTCAGCTTTTATTCCTATGTGTTGGGACGTGGTGGTCATGTCGTTATGAATGTGATTATTATCTTagaattatttttaaatgcCGTGATTGGTGTCCTGGCTTGCAGCCGTTTGGTTTTCGGCGTCGCTCGGGATGGTGTCTTGCCTTTCTCGGGTTGGATCAGTCAGGTTAGTAAAGGGGGACAACCAAAGAATGCTATTACTgtaatttttattgtttctgCTTTACTCCTTTGTACCATATTGCCCAGTTCTGTTGCCTTTTCTTCCCTTGTTTCCGCGGCCGGTGCGCCCAGCTTTGCTTGCTATGCACTTCTTGCTTTTGGCCGTTTGTTCATTACCCGTGATAAATTCCCAAAAGGTAAGTGGTCTTTGGGAGTCTTTAGCAAACCTTGTATGGTGGTTTCACTTCTTTACAACTCGTTTGTATTTATTGTCAACATTTCCCCTTATTCTTACCCTGTCACTGGTTCCGACTTCAATTATGCCATTGTCATCACTGGAGCTGTCTCTATATTTGCAGTTATATGTACTTTAGTGATTCCGCGTTCTCGATGGCTTGCTAATCGCTATCGATATGATCAAAGTATTTCTTCTACCGACAAGAGTGAAAAATGA
- a CDS encoding Schizosaccharomyces specific protein translates to MSFPFVSDVSKDPLEYEYIEEDMPMGSSTPTKSQSGNGSSRGFDGSHQQRLQEALFELNQESMHSIHLSIDESISENNNILNDRELQHPTSSSLPQKDAPAESPSKLKTPMSSCFEEWLPSSKYKYSSPTKSPTRFLAPTSPTKRGIPLMAINANQITPKNRSLHGKANFENSSLPRSIDRTFNSFRTPSRPGLRKDSPSPSKTANKQESLKKKDGTRWNNQSSTTNSIQGDAVSREDAASETGQSFNASPFRSFMETTLEESLAHDDATCPHLVRLEKFRELLSFVQLELQCYVDPYKKELREAKEQIALKDQELEILRTKLKNAGLS, encoded by the exons ATGTCTTTTCCATTCGTTTCTGATGTTTCAAAAGACCCTTTAG AATACGAGTATATAGAAGAAGATATGCCCATGGGCTCCTCTACGCCTACTAAATCACAATCAGGAAATGGCTCCTCACGAGGGTTCGATGGCTCTCATCAACAACGTCTTCAAGAGGCGCTCTTCGAGTTAAACCAAGAATCCATGCATTCCATTCATTTGAGCATAGACGAGTCTATATCTGAAAATAACAATATATTAAACGATAGAGAACTCCAGCACCCTACCTCTTCTTCTCTACCACAAAAAGATGCACCCGCAGAAAGTCCCTCGAAATTGAAAACTCCCATGAGCAGCTGCTTTGAGGAATGGTTGCCATCGTCCAAATACAAATATTCAAGTCCTACAAAGAGTCCTACTAGGTTTCTTGCTCCCACATCTCCCACGAAGCGAGGTATTCCTCTAATGGCAATCAATGCAAATCAAATAACCCCTAAAAATCGCAGCCTTcatggaaaagcaaatttcGAAAACTCCTCGTTACCTAGATCTATAGACCGAACATTCAACAGCTTTCGTACTCCTTCTCGCCCTGGGTTGCGAAAAGATTCCCCCTCCCCTTCTAAGACTGCCAACAAACAAGAATCgctcaaaaagaaagatggAACTCGTTGGAACAATCAATCATCCACCACCAATTCTATTCAAGGAGACGCCGTTTCGAGAGAGGATGCTGCATCAGAAACTGGTCAATCTTTCAATGCCTCCCCGTTTAGAAGCTTCATGGAGACTACTTTGGAGGAAAGTCTGGCGCATGATGATGCAACATGTCCTCATCTTGTCAGATTAGAAAAATTTCGAGAACTACTTTCCTTTGTTCAATTGGAGTTGCAATGTTATGTTGATCCgtacaaaaaagaacttcGAGAAGCCAAAGAACAGATAGCCTTAAAGGACCAAGAGTTGGAGATTTTACGAACTAAACTAAAGAATGCTGGTCTATCCTGA
- the atp12 gene encoding mitochondrial F1-FO ATP synthase chaperone Atp12 encodes MSLRGITLAKKQLFSRHFCSTVIKNNGNPDGFRRFWKNTSVSNENGQAFVKLDGRSIKTPSGKILEIPAFMRPLAHLVALEWDRLPSSSIRPHMLPVTSLFSRAMDVSELESEKAKVFDQVTKFIDTDTILVYAPTEEYEGKLLKEQQKKWLPLKKAFEEKFDVHLKHLDGDGGLVACKQSTETHDKIQKWLSSLNPWQLAAFERCVASSKSFILSTLLLEGELSSDEVVELTNLELCFQTNKWGTLEDVHEMDHHDLRQKVSSSGLIFRFANTPN; translated from the exons ATGAGTCTGCGTGGAATTACTTTGGCAAAGAAACAACTGTTTTCTAGACATTTTTGCTCTACTgtaatcaaaaataatgGAAACCCCGATGGCTTTCGtcgtttttggaaaaacacATCCGTCTCCAACGAGAATGGGCAAGCGTTTGTGAAATTGGATGGACGTTCTATAAAAACGCCCTCTGGGAAAATACTGGAAATTCCCGCTTTTATGCGGCCTTTAGCTCATTTAGTCGCTCTTGAATGGGATCGTTTACCATCAAGTTCAATTCGTCCACATATGCTTCCTGTTACATCGCTTTTTTCGAGGGCAATGGATGTATCAGAGCTTGAAAGTGAAAAGgcaaaagtttttgacCAGGTGACAAAGTTTATTGACACGGATACCATTTTGGTCTACGCACCTACGGAAGAGtatgaaggaaaacttCTTAAagaacaacaaaagaagtGGCTTCCATTAAAGAAGgcatttgaagaaaagtttgatGTTCACTTGAAACACCTGGACGGCGACGGTGGACTTGTAGCGTGTAAACAATCGACAGAAACGCATGATaagattcaaaaatggTTAAGTTCATTAAATCCTTGGCAGTTAGCGGCCTTCGAGCGATGCGTTGCTTCAAGCAAAAGCTTTATCTTGTCAACGCTACTTCTTGAAGGCGAGCTATCATCTGACGAAGTGGTTGAACTAACAAATTTGgaactttgttttcaaacgAATAAATGGGGTACTTTAGAAGATG TTCATGAAATGGATCACCATGATTTGAGACAGAAAGTTTCAAGTTCTGGACTAATCTTTCGATTTGCAAACACTCCCAACTAA
- the cwf16 gene encoding splicing factor Cwf16 — MSERKVLNKYIPPDYDPSIPPPKKKKNHGPNGGRTTVRLMLPFSMKCHTCGEYIYKGKKFNARKEKTGEKYFSIDILRFYIRCTRCAAEITFVTDPKHADYAAEKGASRNFEPWREEKLQAYEENELAESGALPEEDEMEKLEQRTMDTKRQMQMSDALDDLREKSTKRSRVNVDDAITLLRDESYGTIDSDERSRREQEEKEIEKEAQSLFISQDGELVRRVSADEPKEVPKAAGLVSPALTASQLPKFQAPKRAERRKVEKRKVVV; from the coding sequence ATGTCAGAAAGAAAGGTCCTCAACAAGTACATTCCACCTGATTATGATCCTTCAATACCTCCTccgaagaaaaagaaaaatcacGGTCCCAATGGAGGAAGAACGACTGTGCGTCTAATGTTGCCATTCTCTATGAAATGCCATACGTGTGGTgaatatatatacaaaggaaagaaatttaatGCtcgaaaagagaaaactgGAGAGAAAtacttttcaattgatATTTTGAGGTTTTATATTCGATGTACTCGATGTGCGGCAGAAATTACTTTTGTTACTGATCCCAAACATGCCGATTATGCTGCTGAAAAAGGTGCATCTAGAAATTTTGAGCCTTGGCGAGAGGAAAAATTACAAGCCTACGAGGAGAATGAATTGGCTGAAAGTGGAGCTTTgcctgaagaagatgaaatggaaaaattaGAGCAGAGAACAATGGATACTAAGAGGCAAATGCAAATGAGTGATGCTCTTGATGACTTGCGAGAGAAAAGCACAAAACGCTCGAGGGTAAATGTTGATGATGCTATCACATTGCTACGCGATGAATCATATGGCACAATTGACAGCGACGAGCGTTCGCGGCGAGAgcaggaagaaaaagaaattgaaaaggaagctcaatctttgtttatttctcAAGATGGAGAGTTGGTTCGTAGAGTTTCCGCCGATGAACCAAAAGAAGTTCCAAAAGCAGCCGGACTTGTTTCCCCAGCATTGACGGCTTCCCAGCTACCAAAATTTCAAGCACCTAAACGAGCTGAAAGACGAAAAGtcgaaaaaaggaaagtcGTGGTTTAA